In one window of Aliidiomarina minuta DNA:
- the speA gene encoding biosynthetic arginine decarboxylase, with protein sequence MNEWSIDDAEELYGVNRWGAGYYSIGENGNIQVAPNHRDQEVTIDLKEVIEEMISEGIQFPAVIRFLDILRSQVEILNETFRDTIEQAEYKGQYVGVYPVKVNQMREVVEEIIDAGEPYNYGLEAGSKPELMAVMAYNENPEALTILNGYKDEDYLTLGLLGRRLQRKMIVVIEKFSELEMLIGLSKKFGIEPLIGLRSKMMVKSQGKWASSSGERAKFGLSIAEILNAIDYLKQNDMLHTAKLLHFHIGSQLSDIRKIKEAVTEGARLYAKLVQLGVPLEYLDIGGGLGVDYDGTSSTTDSSRNYSTEEYIADVVYGVKQICDLEKVPHPNLVSESGRALTAHHSMVVTNVVGEIKAAGTPFDIKPDASEHVLVSNMRELIGEGNDLHPQERYNDAASTKESAYEAFKLGVLDLREIAKIDVMYWRILSDIHQALDTDNYVIQELEDLQNVLASQYLANFSVFQSAADTWAIGQVLPIVPVSRLHEEPKVRVSIADITCDSDGKINNYIEGTQVTPNIPMHDLRKDEGYHIGMFLTGAYQDVMGDMHNLFGRLTEVHVFSHDDEDGDFYIEEVVPGNSAAKVLETMQYNTDYMAKVVKKAVDKQIRKGNVAPREGVRWTDFYEKCLQGSTYLRTEK encoded by the coding sequence AATCGCTGGGGTGCCGGTTATTATTCAATTGGTGAGAATGGCAATATTCAGGTTGCCCCCAATCACAGAGATCAGGAAGTCACTATCGATCTGAAAGAAGTGATTGAGGAAATGATTTCTGAAGGCATTCAGTTTCCTGCGGTTATTCGTTTTCTGGATATCCTGCGCTCACAGGTAGAAATTCTCAACGAAACCTTTCGCGATACTATCGAGCAGGCGGAATATAAAGGCCAGTATGTCGGCGTATATCCGGTAAAAGTTAACCAGATGCGGGAAGTGGTAGAAGAAATCATAGACGCCGGTGAACCCTATAACTATGGTCTTGAAGCGGGCTCTAAGCCTGAGCTAATGGCAGTCATGGCCTATAACGAAAACCCGGAAGCGCTGACCATACTGAACGGCTATAAAGACGAAGACTACCTGACATTAGGCCTGTTGGGCCGTCGTTTGCAACGCAAAATGATTGTCGTGATCGAAAAGTTCAGTGAGCTGGAAATGCTGATTGGCTTGTCGAAGAAGTTCGGTATCGAGCCCCTGATCGGTCTACGCAGCAAAATGATGGTGAAAAGCCAGGGTAAATGGGCCAGCTCCAGTGGTGAGCGTGCCAAATTTGGTCTGAGCATTGCTGAGATCCTGAATGCGATAGATTACCTGAAGCAAAATGACATGCTGCACACGGCGAAACTACTGCATTTTCATATCGGCAGTCAGCTTTCTGATATCCGTAAAATTAAAGAAGCGGTTACCGAAGGTGCTCGCCTCTACGCCAAGTTAGTACAATTAGGTGTTCCACTGGAATATCTGGACATAGGTGGTGGACTGGGTGTCGACTACGACGGTACCAGCTCTACTACCGACTCCTCGCGCAATTATTCTACTGAAGAGTACATAGCGGATGTCGTTTATGGCGTAAAACAGATTTGTGACCTGGAGAAAGTTCCCCACCCCAACCTGGTCAGTGAAAGTGGTCGTGCATTAACGGCTCACCACAGTATGGTGGTTACCAATGTAGTCGGCGAAATAAAAGCCGCAGGTACACCTTTCGATATCAAACCAGATGCCAGTGAGCATGTACTGGTTAGCAACATGCGTGAATTGATAGGTGAAGGCAACGACTTGCACCCGCAAGAGCGTTATAACGATGCCGCCAGTACGAAAGAAAGTGCTTATGAAGCCTTCAAACTCGGGGTTTTGGATTTACGTGAAATTGCCAAAATTGATGTCATGTACTGGCGAATTCTAAGTGACATTCACCAGGCGCTAGATACTGATAACTATGTTATTCAGGAACTGGAAGACCTGCAGAATGTACTGGCCAGCCAGTATCTGGCTAACTTTTCAGTATTTCAGTCCGCCGCCGATACCTGGGCCATAGGTCAGGTGCTTCCTATCGTGCCTGTAAGCCGTTTACATGAAGAACCTAAGGTCAGGGTGTCTATCGCGGACATCACCTGCGACAGCGACGGTAAGATCAATAATTACATCGAAGGCACTCAGGTGACTCCTAATATACCTATGCATGATTTACGCAAGGACGAGGGGTATCACATAGGTATGTTTCTAACCGGTGCTTATCAGGATGTTATGGGCGACATGCACAATTTATTTGGCCGCCTGACGGAAGTGCATGTTTTTTCACATGATGACGAAGACGGTGATTTTTATATCGAAGAAGTCGTTCCTGGTAATTCAGCGGCTAAAGTGCTGGAAACCATGCAATACAACACGGATTACATGGCTAAAGTGGTCAAAAAAGCCGTTGATAAGCAAATTCGAAAAGGCAATGTCGCGCCCCGGGAAGGGGTCCGCTGGACTGATTTTTATGAAAAGTGTTTACAGGGAAGCACCTATTTACGTACTGAAAAGTAG